A portion of the Pseudomonas protegens CHA0 genome contains these proteins:
- a CDS encoding nucleoid-associated protein: MEFQLQGFVFHKVVTNQRDKGVVLVPRERQIDLPEPKADTLVSTILTSYQGEGNMAYARILADSWFDVKTKRYFAKELGFYQFSMDTLAQLKIELEKAPLATGGFLTIIDYLIDGEPNLMIVLIKNAKGIGIDENLNLEEIDTLDIDKLHFAANIDIRRWQEADMDLEAPHVSFLKGKNRKDTVVGYFKSLLGIDEEAYLDPSKHTQQLVTLIKNYCEEFKGEDEALNSRRAIQEWADGKIAKGESITLREVANQLEPGDPNNFIDFVTRSKIEIPAEFEPVAKHLKSLLKYRVSGPNKEYTLSFEQAALENKTIYLNAEGHLVITKVPDSIKPNIPKA; the protein is encoded by the coding sequence ATGGAATTTCAGCTACAAGGGTTTGTGTTTCACAAAGTCGTGACCAACCAGCGTGACAAGGGCGTTGTATTAGTTCCACGCGAGCGACAGATTGACCTTCCGGAACCCAAGGCCGATACCCTCGTCAGCACGATTCTTACGAGTTACCAGGGCGAGGGTAACATGGCGTACGCGCGTATCCTGGCCGACAGCTGGTTCGACGTTAAAACCAAGCGCTACTTCGCTAAAGAACTTGGGTTTTACCAGTTCTCGATGGACACCCTCGCTCAGCTCAAAATCGAGCTCGAGAAGGCGCCACTGGCCACCGGGGGATTCTTGACTATCATCGATTACCTGATCGATGGGGAGCCTAATCTCATGATCGTTCTCATCAAGAATGCCAAGGGCATCGGTATTGACGAGAACCTCAACCTTGAGGAAATCGACACACTCGACATCGATAAACTTCACTTTGCCGCGAATATCGACATACGCCGTTGGCAAGAAGCTGACATGGACCTTGAGGCGCCCCATGTTTCGTTCCTAAAGGGTAAAAATCGGAAAGACACTGTGGTGGGCTATTTCAAGTCTCTCCTTGGGATCGATGAAGAAGCCTATCTCGATCCGTCGAAGCACACCCAGCAACTCGTGACATTGATAAAAAACTACTGTGAGGAGTTCAAGGGCGAGGACGAGGCCTTGAACAGCCGCCGTGCCATCCAGGAGTGGGCTGACGGAAAAATCGCTAAGGGAGAAAGCATTACCCTGCGTGAAGTAGCAAACCAGTTGGAACCGGGCGATCCCAATAACTTCATCGATTTTGTTACCCGCAGCAAAATTGAGATCCCTGCGGAGTTCGAGCCTGTAGCCAAGCACCTGAAATCACTGCTCAAGTACAGGGTCTCAGGGCCGAATAAGGAATATACGCTCTCGTTCGAGCAGGCGGCCTTGGAGAATAAGACCATTTACCTGAATGCCGAGGGGCACCTGGTCATTACCAAGGTACCTGATAGCATCAAGCCTAACATTCCGAAAGCGTGA
- a CDS encoding 5'-nucleotidase, lipoprotein e(P4) family: MTIKNHRTSVAPWLFSLLAITCTPAFAEQAPTPPSNLLTAAVAWKQTAAEFEALYYQGFNIARLQLDRALQEHKAGDRPLAIISDVDDTVLSSNSYWGYMINSGKEFFDDEAWDKWVADNGPVATPGAVEFLKYAQSKGVEVFYVTSRDQGEKTYEYALANLRKNQLPYADEQHLTVYRDSSNKEPRQQEIAKDHNVVLMLGDNLNDFKRKYYVADVKQRSSLMTEDKEQFGRKFILFPNPTDGHWLKAIFGDSEPPATPENRAKFKAAASSTAWQMKP; the protein is encoded by the coding sequence ATGACAATAAAAAACCACAGGACTTCAGTCGCCCCCTGGCTGTTCTCGCTCCTGGCAATCACCTGTACCCCAGCCTTCGCCGAACAGGCCCCTACCCCGCCCTCCAACCTGCTGACCGCCGCCGTGGCCTGGAAGCAGACCGCCGCAGAGTTCGAGGCGCTGTACTACCAGGGCTTCAACATCGCCCGTCTGCAACTGGACCGCGCCCTGCAGGAACACAAGGCCGGCGACCGCCCCCTGGCGATCATCAGCGACGTTGACGACACCGTGCTCAGCAGCAACAGCTACTGGGGCTACATGATCAATTCGGGCAAGGAGTTCTTCGACGACGAGGCCTGGGACAAATGGGTCGCGGACAATGGCCCGGTGGCCACCCCGGGCGCCGTGGAGTTCCTCAAGTACGCCCAGTCCAAGGGTGTCGAAGTCTTTTACGTCACCAGCCGCGACCAGGGCGAAAAGACCTACGAATACGCCCTGGCCAACCTGCGCAAGAACCAGCTGCCCTATGCCGATGAGCAGCACCTGACGGTGTACCGCGACAGCTCCAACAAGGAGCCGCGGCAGCAGGAGATCGCCAAGGACCACAACGTGGTGCTGATGCTGGGCGACAACCTCAACGACTTCAAACGCAAGTACTACGTGGCCGACGTCAAGCAGCGCAGCAGCCTGATGACCGAGGACAAGGAGCAGTTCGGCCGCAAGTTCATCCTCTTCCCCAACCCCACCGACGGCCATTGGCTGAAGGCGATCTTCGGCGACTCCGAACCGCCGGCCACTCCGGAAAATCGGGCCAAGTTCAAGGCCGCGGCCAGCTCGACGGCCTGGCAGATGAAGCCCTGA
- a CDS encoding cytochrome-c peroxidase, translating into MHRCKWLLVFGLLLGGEVRGETPSEPIQPVQPVKITDVAKVELGKQLFFDPRLSKSGFISCNSCHNLSMGGSDNLPTSIGHNWHQGPINSPTVLNSGMSIAQFWDGRAATLQEQAGGPIANPGEMGFTHDLAVDVLRSIPQYRASFKQVYGDDGIKFDDVTNAIAAFEETLVTPNAPFDRWLKGDKAAISPSALKGYQLFKSIGCVACHNGEAVGGGSFQKMGMIEPYVTQNPAQGVAGLTGKDADRMLFKVPTLRNVALTYPYFHDGAYWKLEEAVDVMARLQLGRKLGTEEVSQIVAFLETLTGDQPDFKLPILPPSSAQTPRPQPFN; encoded by the coding sequence ATGCACCGTTGTAAGTGGTTACTTGTTTTCGGATTGCTGTTGGGGGGTGAGGTCAGGGGGGAAACGCCAAGCGAACCGATCCAGCCGGTACAGCCGGTGAAGATCACCGATGTGGCCAAGGTGGAGCTGGGCAAGCAGTTGTTCTTCGACCCGCGCCTGTCCAAGTCCGGTTTCATATCCTGCAACTCCTGCCACAACCTGAGCATGGGCGGCAGCGACAACCTGCCCACCTCCATTGGCCACAACTGGCACCAGGGGCCGATCAACTCGCCCACGGTGCTCAACTCCGGCATGAGCATCGCGCAGTTCTGGGACGGCCGCGCGGCCACGCTTCAGGAACAGGCCGGTGGCCCCATCGCCAACCCGGGGGAGATGGGCTTCACCCATGACCTGGCGGTGGACGTGCTGCGTTCCATTCCCCAGTACCGGGCCTCCTTCAAGCAGGTCTACGGCGACGACGGCATCAAGTTTGACGACGTGACCAATGCCATCGCTGCGTTCGAAGAAACCCTGGTTACCCCCAATGCGCCGTTCGACCGCTGGCTCAAGGGCGACAAGGCGGCCATCAGCCCCTCTGCGCTCAAGGGCTATCAACTGTTCAAGTCCATCGGCTGCGTGGCTTGCCACAACGGCGAGGCCGTGGGCGGTGGCTCATTCCAGAAGATGGGCATGATCGAGCCCTATGTCACCCAGAACCCGGCCCAGGGCGTGGCCGGGCTGACCGGCAAGGATGCCGACCGCATGCTGTTCAAGGTGCCGACCCTGCGCAACGTGGCGCTGACCTATCCCTACTTCCACGACGGCGCCTACTGGAAGCTGGAAGAGGCGGTGGACGTGATGGCCCGTCTGCAACTGGGACGCAAGCTGGGTACCGAGGAGGTCAGCCAGATCGTGGCCTTCCTTGAAACCCTGACCGGTGACCAGCCGGACTTCAAGCTGCCGATCCTGCCGCCGTCCTCGGCGCAGACACCGCGTCCGCAGCCGTTCAACTGA
- the ggt gene encoding gamma-glutamyltransferase: protein MFSNFPPRHRQLLGLSLLAAALSLGACHNPPSSNALPAAPEIASGYRTDMQTRHADKHMAAAANPLAAEAGREMLRKGGSAIDAAIAMQAVLTLVEPQSSGIGGGAMIVLWDGKAVRTYDGRETAPAGATEKLFLQADGKPMAFPQAQIGGRSVGTPGVLRALEMAHQKHGRLPWAQLFEPAIRLAEQGFAISPRLHTMISADPFLARSPDMAAYFLNADGTPKAVGTLLKNPPLAAVLKRIAEEGPDALYKGPVAAEIVAKVQGHANPGSLSLNDLQGYRAKERAPLCSDYKRWQVCGMPPPSSGGVAVAQILGTLQALEQRDPRYTLANLKPQKTSLPAGLEPAPQAVHLIAEAERLAYADRGLYVADSDFVPVPVAGLIAPDYLAKRAALIGERSMGKAEPGKPQGIQVAYAPDRSPMRISTSQVVAVDDLGGAVSMTTTVEAAFGSHLMVQGFMLNNQMTDFSFIPEENGQPVANRVQPGKRPRSSMAPTLVFDRASGELLASVGSPGGSQIIEYVAKSVVGMLDWNLDPQAAVGLPNFGSRNGPTELEKGQFSPALKQALQAQGHEVNEIDMTSGTQAIVRVRDAQGKTSWAGGADPRREGEALGD from the coding sequence GTGTTCTCGAACTTCCCTCCCCGTCACCGCCAACTGCTCGGCCTCAGCCTGCTGGCTGCCGCCCTCAGCCTTGGCGCCTGCCACAACCCGCCTTCTTCCAACGCTCTGCCTGCCGCCCCGGAAATCGCTTCGGGCTACCGCACCGACATGCAGACTCGCCATGCCGACAAGCACATGGCCGCCGCTGCCAACCCGCTGGCCGCCGAGGCCGGGCGCGAAATGCTGCGCAAGGGCGGCTCGGCCATCGACGCGGCGATTGCCATGCAAGCGGTGCTGACCCTGGTAGAACCGCAGTCCTCGGGGATTGGCGGCGGCGCGATGATCGTGCTCTGGGACGGCAAGGCCGTGCGCACTTATGACGGTCGGGAAACCGCGCCGGCCGGCGCCACCGAGAAGCTCTTCCTGCAGGCGGACGGCAAGCCCATGGCCTTCCCCCAGGCGCAGATCGGTGGACGCTCTGTGGGCACCCCAGGCGTGCTGCGCGCCCTGGAAATGGCCCACCAGAAACACGGCCGCCTGCCTTGGGCACAATTGTTCGAACCGGCGATCCGCCTGGCCGAGCAAGGCTTCGCCATTTCGCCACGGCTGCACACCATGATCAGCGCCGATCCTTTCCTGGCACGCTCGCCGGACATGGCCGCGTATTTCCTGAATGCCGACGGCACGCCGAAAGCCGTGGGCACCTTGCTGAAAAACCCGCCACTGGCAGCGGTGCTCAAACGCATCGCCGAGGAAGGCCCGGACGCTCTGTACAAGGGCCCGGTGGCCGCGGAAATCGTCGCGAAGGTCCAGGGCCACGCCAACCCCGGCAGCCTGTCGCTCAACGACCTGCAAGGCTACCGCGCCAAGGAACGCGCGCCGCTGTGCAGCGACTACAAGCGCTGGCAGGTGTGCGGCATGCCGCCGCCCTCCTCCGGCGGCGTGGCGGTGGCGCAGATACTCGGCACCCTGCAGGCCCTGGAACAGCGCGACCCGCGCTACACCCTGGCCAACCTCAAGCCGCAGAAAACCAGCCTGCCCGCCGGCCTGGAGCCCGCGCCACAAGCGGTGCACCTGATTGCCGAAGCCGAGCGCCTGGCCTATGCCGACCGTGGCCTCTACGTGGCCGACAGCGACTTTGTGCCCGTGCCGGTGGCCGGCCTGATCGCCCCGGACTACCTGGCCAAACGCGCAGCCCTGATTGGCGAGCGCAGCATGGGCAAGGCCGAACCGGGCAAGCCCCAGGGCATCCAGGTGGCCTACGCCCCGGACCGTTCGCCAATGCGCATCTCCACCTCGCAAGTGGTGGCAGTGGATGACCTGGGCGGCGCCGTATCGATGACCACCACCGTGGAAGCGGCCTTCGGCTCGCACCTGATGGTCCAGGGCTTCATGCTCAACAACCAGATGACCGACTTCTCGTTCATTCCCGAGGAAAACGGCCAGCCGGTGGCCAACCGCGTCCAACCGGGCAAGCGCCCGCGCTCGTCCATGGCGCCGACCCTGGTCTTCGACCGTGCCAGCGGCGAACTGCTGGCCAGCGTCGGCTCCCCCGGCGGCTCGCAGATCATCGAGTACGTGGCCAAGTCGGTGGTGGGCATGCTCGACTGGAACCTGGACCCGCAAGCCGCCGTCGGTCTGCCCAACTTCGGCAGCCGCAACGGGCCGACCGAACTGGAGAAAGGCCAGTTCAGCCCGGCCCTGAAGCAGGCACTGCAAGCTCAGGGACATGAGGTAAACGAGATCGACATGACCAGCGGCACCCAGGCCATCGTTCGCGTGCGTGATGCACAGGGCAAGACGTCCTGGGCAGGCGGCGCCGACCCACGGCGCGAAGGGGAGGCACTGGGGGATTGA
- a CDS encoding GNAT family N-acetyltransferase — protein MNEIAANLDLPGLSPRRLTPQDLELICRHRQAMFLDAGKDLCTLQVMTEHFRPWLRERLEDGRYYGFALMDAEQSVASIGLMSIDWPPHPSHPTQDQRGYVLNVYVEPAYRRRGLASALMKLAETEFRLRGLGFAVLHATEAGKPLYQGLGWAATSEMAKQGFL, from the coding sequence ATGAACGAAATTGCCGCCAACCTTGATCTCCCGGGCCTGAGCCCACGACGCCTGACGCCCCAGGACCTTGAACTGATCTGCCGCCATCGCCAGGCGATGTTTCTCGATGCCGGCAAGGACCTCTGCACCTTGCAGGTGATGACCGAGCACTTTCGCCCCTGGTTGCGTGAACGCCTGGAGGACGGCCGCTACTACGGCTTCGCCCTGATGGACGCCGAGCAGAGCGTGGCCAGCATCGGCCTGATGAGCATCGACTGGCCGCCCCACCCTTCCCATCCAACCCAGGATCAACGCGGCTACGTGCTCAACGTCTACGTCGAACCGGCCTACCGGCGCCGCGGCCTGGCTTCGGCGCTGATGAAACTGGCGGAGACCGAGTTCCGCCTGCGCGGGCTGGGCTTTGCCGTGCTGCATGCGACCGAGGCCGGCAAGCCGCTGTATCAGGGGCTGGGTTGGGCGGCGACCAGCGAGATGGCGAAACAGGGCTTTCTGTAG
- a CDS encoding DUF3077 domain-containing protein, whose amino-acid sequence MTTQSALTTLGEIRFSQCGEHPHPLFRVNADVPVSDALEHASALLHPAKQFTLKAAMEPGCDRYAWAAHYLAEMGKALMDDVHATLSA is encoded by the coding sequence ATGACCACTCAATCGGCCCTGACCACCCTCGGTGAAATCCGCTTTTCCCAGTGCGGCGAGCACCCGCATCCGCTGTTTCGCGTGAATGCCGATGTGCCGGTCAGCGATGCCCTGGAACATGCCTCGGCGCTGTTGCATCCGGCAAAGCAATTCACCCTGAAGGCGGCCATGGAGCCGGGCTGCGACCGCTATGCTTGGGCGGCACACTACCTGGCAGAGATGGGCAAGGCACTGATGGACGACGTGCACGCCACGCTCTCTGCATGA
- a CDS encoding type II toxin-antitoxin system HigB family toxin, producing the protein MRIIAVSQLKAFWEKYPDAEQPLLAWVDEAKKAEWSNPAQIKDQYRNASILKSRRVVFNIKGNEYRLIVAVAYRFGALYIKYVGTHQQYDAIDADSVDMEQPA; encoded by the coding sequence ATGAGAATTATTGCAGTCAGTCAGTTGAAGGCCTTCTGGGAGAAGTACCCGGACGCAGAACAGCCCTTGCTGGCCTGGGTCGATGAAGCAAAGAAAGCCGAGTGGTCCAACCCTGCGCAGATCAAGGACCAGTATCGCAACGCGAGCATTCTCAAAAGCCGCAGGGTGGTCTTCAACATCAAGGGCAACGAGTATCGACTGATCGTTGCCGTGGCCTACCGCTTTGGTGCGCTGTACATCAAGTACGTGGGCACTCACCAACAGTACGACGCCATTGATGCCGACAGCGTAGACATGGAGCAACCCGCATGA
- a CDS encoding helix-turn-helix domain-containing protein translates to MNIRPIHTDQDYRAALKSVSPLFDNEPQPGTPEGDYFDVMITLIEAYEARQFPLDLPNPIEAIKFRMEQSGLSAADLAPAIGRTNRVYEVLNGKRALTLPMIWKLHQLFGIPAESLIKPIKSS, encoded by the coding sequence ATGAACATCCGCCCTATCCACACCGACCAGGACTACCGCGCCGCGCTGAAAAGCGTCTCGCCCCTGTTCGACAACGAACCGCAGCCCGGAACACCTGAAGGCGATTACTTCGACGTCATGATCACCCTGATCGAGGCGTACGAAGCCAGGCAGTTTCCCCTGGACCTGCCCAACCCGATCGAGGCGATCAAGTTCCGCATGGAGCAATCCGGCTTGTCCGCCGCCGACCTGGCGCCCGCCATCGGCCGCACCAACCGCGTCTACGAAGTACTCAACGGCAAGCGCGCGCTGACCCTGCCCATGATCTGGAAACTGCACCAGCTGTTCGGCATTCCCGCCGAGAGCCTGATCAAGCCGATCAAATCGTCCTGA
- a CDS encoding MerR family transcriptional regulator, which translates to MLTIGQMARCHGLTTKTLRHYDSIGLFTPALTGRDNGYRYYSPEQIVTLGRIVWLRQLGMSLEDIRHLADQGGLDSVLHMQQSLQAHARQLQSEIARSQKVLGHLQRYLAQPQRQLPAAQTPQKVFLASQRIIGMAWQQDDPGTIAELWQRFEPREQEIQRLAEPVGTYGICQPLEDGQWRYVAGLPVAADAPLVPGMVELEIPARHYARVEHHGSVATLPETFRAAYSEWLPAAGLMPIDAVEFEYTGERFLGPMHPDSVVELYIPLSA; encoded by the coding sequence ATGCTCACCATCGGACAAATGGCCCGCTGCCACGGCCTTACCACCAAGACCCTGCGCCATTACGACAGCATCGGCCTGTTCACCCCGGCCCTCACCGGCCGGGACAACGGCTACCGCTACTACAGCCCGGAACAGATCGTGACCCTGGGGCGCATCGTCTGGCTGCGGCAGTTGGGCATGTCCCTGGAAGACATCCGCCATCTCGCGGACCAAGGCGGCCTGGACAGCGTGCTGCACATGCAGCAGTCACTGCAGGCGCATGCCCGGCAGTTGCAAAGCGAGATCGCCCGCAGCCAGAAAGTACTGGGCCATCTGCAGCGCTACCTGGCCCAGCCGCAGCGCCAACTCCCAGCCGCGCAGACACCACAGAAGGTATTCCTGGCGTCGCAGCGGATCATCGGCATGGCCTGGCAGCAGGATGACCCGGGCACCATCGCCGAGCTCTGGCAACGTTTCGAACCTCGGGAACAGGAGATCCAGCGCCTGGCCGAGCCGGTGGGCACCTATGGCATCTGCCAGCCCCTGGAGGACGGCCAGTGGCGTTATGTGGCCGGCCTGCCGGTCGCCGCCGACGCGCCCCTGGTGCCCGGCATGGTGGAGCTGGAAATCCCTGCCCGCCATTACGCGCGAGTCGAGCATCACGGTAGCGTGGCCACCCTGCCGGAAACCTTTCGCGCCGCCTACAGCGAGTGGTTGCCCGCCGCCGGGCTGATGCCCATCGACGCGGTGGAGTTCGAGTACACCGGCGAGCGCTTTCTGGGGCCCATGCACCCGGACAGCGTAGTGGAACTGTATATCCCGCTGAGCGCCTGA
- a CDS encoding polyphenol oxidase family protein: MSFQAGVLNQISGIRHAFSTLGAALPANLFFCSQIHSGEVVQASTTLPSGIIRGDAVLTHSSRPIAVVTADCLPLLISSEDGSWVAAVHGGWKGLHGGIIANVLQHFASKGITPQQLRVAIGPSIKPCCYEVSADFIDTLSATQDPLWPAAQAPWSREQPAPLLPPQIPPPQPTQADSLWFDLSRYAVHLLHAAGISDEQIEISELCTYCSTPALASYRRRGHRGEAKAFQYSWIGRT; encoded by the coding sequence ATGAGTTTCCAGGCAGGTGTGTTGAACCAGATATCCGGCATCCGTCATGCGTTTTCGACCCTCGGCGCCGCCCTGCCGGCCAACCTGTTCTTCTGCTCGCAGATCCACAGCGGCGAGGTGGTGCAAGCCAGTACCACGCTGCCCAGCGGAATCATCCGCGGCGACGCGGTACTCACCCATTCCAGCCGGCCCATCGCAGTGGTCACCGCCGACTGCCTGCCGTTGCTGATCAGCAGCGAGGACGGTTCCTGGGTCGCGGCAGTGCACGGCGGCTGGAAAGGCCTGCATGGCGGGATCATCGCCAATGTGCTGCAACACTTCGCCAGCAAGGGCATCACCCCACAGCAATTGCGGGTGGCCATCGGCCCATCGATCAAACCCTGCTGCTATGAAGTCAGCGCCGATTTCATCGACACCCTGTCCGCCACTCAGGACCCGCTGTGGCCGGCCGCACAGGCCCCCTGGAGCCGTGAGCAACCGGCCCCGCTGCTGCCGCCGCAGATTCCGCCACCGCAACCGACCCAGGCCGATTCCCTGTGGTTCGACCTGAGCCGCTATGCCGTGCACTTGCTGCACGCCGCTGGAATCAGTGATGAACAGATCGAAATCAGCGAGCTGTGCACCTACTGCTCGACCCCGGCCCTGGCCAGTTATCGTCGACGCGGGCACCGGGGTGAAGCCAAGGCCTTCCAGTACTCGTGGATCGGCCGGACATGA
- a CDS encoding GNAT family N-acetyltransferase, protein MNLESALLPTSLSDLETLVQMRIAAMRESLERLGRFDPQRARERFAASFAAERCHFILSDGQPAGFIQSQSHGDHLRLQHLYVLPQFQGRGLGAKALEQLLERSANEQLPIHLDALRGSDSNRFYRRLGFVQVGESEWDIHYVRPADPPQA, encoded by the coding sequence ATGAACCTCGAGAGTGCACTACTCCCAACCTCCCTGAGCGACCTGGAAACCCTGGTCCAGATGCGCATCGCGGCGATGCGCGAAAGCCTTGAGCGCCTGGGGCGCTTCGATCCGCAGCGGGCCCGGGAGCGTTTTGCCGCAAGCTTCGCGGCCGAACGCTGCCACTTCATCCTCAGTGACGGACAGCCCGCAGGCTTTATCCAGAGCCAATCACACGGCGATCATCTGCGCCTGCAGCACCTGTACGTCCTACCGCAATTCCAAGGGCGGGGCCTCGGCGCCAAGGCCCTGGAGCAGCTTTTGGAACGCTCCGCCAACGAGCAGCTACCCATCCACCTGGATGCGTTGCGCGGCAGTGACTCGAATCGTTTTTATCGACGCCTGGGTTTTGTTCAGGTGGGTGAAAGTGAATGGGATATTCACTACGTTCGGCCGGCGGATCCACCCCAGGCCTGA
- a CDS encoding membrane protein → MSDNLYAPPQADLVAPSPEAAQQPFYVVSKAKFLTLYILTFGIYQVYWAYKNWHQFRHASGQELWPVARAFFAIFFTHALYREADAQLKRDGRSHDWRPGELATLFVVGVIINNVVDALSRKNIGYPVTDIASLALLPVLAWITWLGQRGLNAAAKDPEGRSNARFTPLNYVFIVLGAVLLALACIGVMLPPE, encoded by the coding sequence GTGTCTGACAACCTCTATGCCCCGCCCCAGGCGGATCTGGTCGCCCCCTCGCCCGAAGCGGCGCAACAGCCGTTCTATGTGGTGTCCAAGGCCAAGTTCCTGACCCTGTACATCCTCACCTTCGGTATCTACCAGGTGTACTGGGCCTACAAGAACTGGCATCAGTTCAGGCACGCCAGCGGCCAGGAGCTGTGGCCGGTGGCCCGGGCCTTCTTCGCGATCTTCTTCACCCATGCGCTGTACCGCGAAGCCGATGCACAGCTCAAGCGCGACGGCCGCAGCCATGACTGGCGGCCCGGTGAACTGGCAACCCTGTTTGTGGTGGGGGTGATCATCAACAACGTGGTGGACGCGCTGTCGCGCAAGAACATCGGCTACCCGGTGACCGACATTGCCAGCCTGGCGCTGCTGCCGGTACTGGCGTGGATCACCTGGCTCGGCCAGCGCGGCCTGAATGCCGCCGCGAAAGATCCCGAAGGCCGCAGCAACGCCCGTTTCACGCCGCTGAACTATGTGTTCATCGTGCTCGGGGCGGTGCTGCTGGCCCTGGCGTGCATCGGTGTGATGCTGCCGCCGGAGTGA
- a CDS encoding gamma-glutamylcyclotransferase family protein, which translates to MSSATDASVYLFSYGTLQDKAVQIANFGRELSGSADAMLGYEQSWVEITDPEVLAASGKTHHPILRPGAADSAPIPGTVFCITPEELAAADSYEVSDYKRVSVTLASGIQAWVYVSA; encoded by the coding sequence ATGAGTTCGGCAACAGATGCATCGGTTTATCTTTTTTCCTACGGCACCCTGCAAGACAAGGCGGTGCAGATCGCCAACTTTGGCCGTGAGTTGAGTGGCAGCGCGGATGCCATGCTTGGCTACGAACAGAGCTGGGTGGAAATCACCGACCCCGAGGTGCTGGCGGCCAGCGGCAAGACCCACCACCCGATCCTGCGCCCGGGGGCGGCGGACAGCGCGCCGATTCCCGGCACCGTGTTCTGCATCACCCCCGAGGAGCTGGCAGCGGCCGACAGCTATGAAGTCTCGGACTACAAGCGGGTCAGCGTGACCCTGGCCTCGGGCATCCAGGCCTGGGTCTACGTCAGCGCCTGA
- the ddlA gene encoding D-alanine--D-alanine ligase: protein MSKLRVGIIFGGRSAEHEVSLQSARNIVDALDRTRFEPVLIGIDKQGHWHLNDTSNFLINQENPALIALNQSNRELAVVPGKASQQLVETSSQELLGHVDVIFPIVHGTLGEDGCLQGLLRMADLPFVGSDVLGSAVCMDKDISKRLLRDAGLAVTPFITLTRATRARYGFARARETLGLPLFVKPANQGSSVGVSKVDNEAEYEAAVELALGFDHKVLVESAVRGREIECAVLGNDQPIASGCGEIVVSNGFYSYDSKYIDGEAAQVLVPADISIEHSERIRALAVEAFQVLGCSGLARVDVFLTDEGEVLINEINSLPGFTRISMYPKLWQATGMSYSELVSRLIELALERHAERQGLKINR, encoded by the coding sequence ATGAGCAAGTTGCGGGTCGGGATTATTTTTGGTGGCCGTTCGGCCGAACACGAAGTGTCGCTGCAGTCGGCGCGCAATATCGTCGATGCCCTGGATCGCACGCGTTTCGAGCCGGTGCTGATCGGCATCGACAAACAGGGGCACTGGCACCTCAACGACACCTCGAACTTCCTGATCAACCAGGAAAACCCGGCGCTGATCGCCCTCAACCAGTCCAATCGCGAACTGGCGGTGGTGCCGGGCAAGGCCAGCCAGCAACTGGTGGAAACCTCCAGCCAGGAACTGCTGGGGCATGTCGATGTGATCTTCCCCATCGTCCACGGCACCCTGGGCGAAGACGGTTGCCTGCAGGGCCTGCTGCGCATGGCCGACCTGCCCTTTGTCGGCTCCGACGTGCTGGGTTCGGCGGTGTGCATGGACAAGGACATCAGCAAGCGCCTGCTGCGCGACGCCGGGCTGGCGGTGACCCCGTTCATCACCCTGACCCGGGCCACCCGTGCTCGCTACGGTTTTGCCCGGGCCCGGGAAACACTCGGCCTGCCGCTGTTCGTCAAGCCGGCCAACCAGGGTTCATCGGTGGGGGTGAGCAAGGTCGACAATGAGGCCGAATACGAGGCTGCGGTGGAACTGGCCCTGGGCTTCGATCACAAGGTGCTGGTGGAGTCGGCCGTGCGTGGGCGGGAAATCGAATGCGCGGTGCTGGGCAACGACCAGCCCATTGCCAGTGGCTGCGGCGAGATCGTGGTCAGCAACGGTTTCTATTCCTACGACAGCAAGTACATCGACGGGGAGGCGGCCCAGGTGCTGGTGCCGGCGGACATCAGCATCGAGCACAGCGAGCGCATTCGGGCCCTGGCCGTCGAGGCATTCCAGGTGCTGGGCTGCTCCGGGCTGGCTCGGGTCGATGTGTTTCTCACCGATGAGGGGGAAGTGCTGATCAATGAAATCAACTCGCTGCCGGGCTTCACCCGGATCAGCATGTACCCCAAACTTTGGCAGGCCACCGGCATGAGCTACAGCGAGCTGGTGAGCCGCCTGATCGAGCTGGCGCTGGAGCGTCACGCTGAACGGCAAGGGCTGAAAATCAACCGCTGA